Genomic window (Thermostichus vulcanus str. 'Rupite'):
GATCCAACGAGTAGCGCAGCATCATTGCCCCGGAGAGCACCTGGGCAATCGGGTTGGCTTTGTCTTGTCCAGCAATATCGGGGGCGGATCCATGCACCGGCTCATAGACTCCAGGCCCCGAGGCTCCCAAAGAAGCAGAAGGCAACATCCCAATGGATCCCGTCAACATTGCCGCCTCATCCGAGAGGATATCGCCAAAGAGATTGCCCGTTAGGATGACATCAAACTGCTTGGGCCAGCGCACCAGCTGCATCGCTGCATTGTCGACATACATATGGGAAAGCTCGACATCTGGGTACTCAGCCGCAACAGCCGTGACCCGCTCCCGCCACAGTTGTGATACCTCCAACACATTGGCCTTATCGACTGAGCAGAGTTTGTGTCCGCGTTTTTGGGCCAGATCGAAGGCTACCCGCGCAATTCGATCCACCTCCGCTTCGCTGTAGACCATGGTATTCACGCCGCGCCGGGATCCCTGTGCATCCGTAAAGATACCCTTGGGTTGGCCAAAGTAGATGCCGCCCGTCAATTCTCGCACCACCATCAAGTCGATCCCTTCAATGACCTCCCGCTTTAGTGAGGAAGCATCCACCAGTTGGGGCAAAATTTTCACTGGGCGGAGATTGGCAAATAAACTCAGACCAGCTCGCAACCCCAACAAAGCCCGTTCCGGACGTTTCTCCCGCGGCAAGGTGTCGTACTTAAAATCCCCAACTGCAGCCAAATAGACTG
Coding sequences:
- the leuB gene encoding 3-isopropylmalate dehydrogenase, yielding MTASARTYRITALAGDGIGPEILQVGRAILDAVAKRMGFGIQWQEGLIGGIAYEQTGDPLPPETLKMAQDSDAVYLAAVGDFKYDTLPREKRPERALLGLRAGLSLFANLRPVKILPQLVDASSLKREVIEGIDLMVVRELTGGIYFGQPKGIFTDAQGSRRGVNTMVYSEAEVDRIARVAFDLAQKRGHKLCSVDKANVLEVSQLWRERVTAVAAEYPDVELSHMYVDNAAMQLVRWPKQFDVILTGNLFGDILSDEAAMLTGSIGMLPSASLGASGPGVYEPVHGSAPDIAGQDKANPIAQVLSGAMMLRYSLDQPEAAAQIEQAVEAVLAQGYRTGDIYSEGMTLIGCQEMGEKILAML